From Nymphaea colorata isolate Beijing-Zhang1983 chromosome 6, ASM883128v2, whole genome shotgun sequence, a single genomic window includes:
- the LOC116255509 gene encoding transcription factor MYC2-like — protein sequence MSNYLVSCSFIADLEQLLLLAATASEVLKSPYCMPMEVDAAYSLPQDSQIETPKALPSIEDRIRFLVLSCSDWWIYALFWRTTYDFAGGLVMTSDSGYYRGHKGSETNKMKLEEECHNEFQYYQLHHRQQQQQTKGGQIQQAGFEMPGLEDTKEVSSMEWFYCSSIGLRICCGDGLPVQSFAFGSSIWLAGAGELQSYNCDRTKEAQLHGIQTLVCIPTGEGVIELGSADIIPESQNFILSTKSLFMPYTLLEEINPVIGKEELQTVNQDGISNASFAAVDSKTAASSSVDSKQSSVQNVLPALPEKRLRKRGRRPSLSKQNSPFNHVEAERNRREKLNHRFYALRAAVPNVSKMDKASLLADAVSYINELKSKVDALELELGKQKEMTPVKSLSIKHDGGCTIDRSSEIDNDCNSQMELDVKVLGLDAMIKVTSKCNTSCAVKVMSALEDLGLKVDHMNICRLKDVMVQDVFVRLPNTLETEENTLKAELVKKIESS from the coding sequence ATGTCCAACTATCTTGTTAGTTGTAGTTTCATCGCGGATCTAGAACAGCTGCTATTACTAGCAGCAACAGCTTCAGAGGTGCTCAAGTCGCCGTATTGTATGCCGATGGAGGTTGACGCTGCATACTCACTGCCGCAAGATTCACAAATTGAGACGCCAAAAGCTCTGCCTTCAATCGAGGACAGGATACGATTTCTAGTCTTGAGCTGCTCAGACTGGTGGATCTATGCCCTGTTCTGGCGCACCACTTATGATTTCGCCGGCGGGCTGGTCATGACCTCTGATTCTGGCTATTATAGAGGCCATAAGGGCAGTGAGACCAACAAGATGAAGCTAGAAGAGGAATGCCACAATGAATTCCAATACTATCAACTTCATCATCGTCAACAGCAACAACAAACGAAAGGAGGACAAATTCAACAAGCTGGCTTCGAGATGCCTGGGTTGGAAGATACCAAAGAGGTGTCCAGTATGGAGTGGTTCTACTGCAGCTCGATTGGCCTTCGTATCTGTTGTGGGGATGGACTCCCTGTGCAATCTTTTGCTTTTGGGTCATCAATCTGGTTGGCTGGTGCAGGTGAGCTCCAGAGTTACAACTGTGACAGGACCAAAGAAGCCCAGCTTCATGGGATCCAGACCCTTGTGTGTATTCCAACAGGAGAAGGTGTCATAGAATTGGGTTCTGCGGATATCATTCCAGAGAGCCAAAATTTTATTCTGTCCACCAAGTCTTTGTTCATGCCATACACGTTATTGGAGGAAATCAACCCAGTTATTGGTAAAGAGGAACTCCAAACTGTGAACCAAGATGGCATCTCTAATGCTTCATTTGCTGCAGTTGACAGTAAGACTGCAGCGTCCTCCAGTGTCGATTCCAAGCAGTCGTCGGTGCAGAACGTTCTGCCTGCGCTGCCAGAGAAGCGGCTAAGGAAGCGTGGAAGAAGGCCTTCATTAAGTAAACAAAACTCTCCATTCAACCATGTCGAAGCCGAGCGCAACAGGAGAGAAAAGCTGAACCACAGGTTCTATGCATTGAGAGCCGCAGTGCCGAATGTGTCAAAGATGGACAAGGCCTCATTGCTTGCAGACGCCGTCTCCTACATCAATGAGCTCAAGAGCAAGGTGGACGCCCTGGAGCTGGAGCTGGGGAAACAGAAAGAAATGACTCCTGTGAAAAGTCTCAGCATTAAACACGATGGTGGCTGCACCATTGATAGAAGCAGTGAAATTGACAATGACTGCAACTCACAGATGGAATTGGATGTAAAGGTTCTTGGTTTAGATGCCATGATCAAAGTTACGAGTAAATGCAACACAAGCTGCGCAGTAAAAGTGATGAGTGCGCTCGAGGACTTAGGACTGAAGGTGGACCACATGAATATCTGCAGATTGAAGGACGTGATGGTTCAAGATGTGTTCGTAAGACTGCCCAATACTTTGGAGACAGAAGAAAATACACTGAAAGCAGAATTGGTTAAGAAAATTGAAAGTAGTTGA